Proteins from a single region of Hymenobacter aquaticus:
- a CDS encoding pirin family protein codes for MLKYIPATDRHHAAPVSWLSSYFLFSFADYYDPNNIHFGPLRVFNDDSIAPNSGFPQHPHSEMEIVTLVLDGEVTHEDTMGNQTTIPKGEVQRMTAGTGLAHGELNRTDKPLHIYQLWFLPNQKGLAPSYEQKDIDFLDTKNELVPLVSGQKVLEDVVYMNSNSTIYWANLREDKEIEFRTFPIRNTFIYVKEGTIYVNGTELGPNDQARMTDEHVVQIRAKKDAQFILIDLPASEANY; via the coding sequence ATGCTGAAATATATTCCCGCCACCGACCGCCACCACGCCGCGCCCGTAAGCTGGTTGAGCAGCTACTTCCTGTTTTCCTTCGCCGACTACTACGACCCCAACAACATCCACTTCGGGCCGTTGCGGGTGTTCAACGACGACAGCATCGCGCCCAACTCGGGCTTTCCGCAGCACCCGCACTCCGAAATGGAAATCGTGACCCTGGTGCTGGACGGGGAAGTAACCCACGAGGATACGATGGGCAACCAGACTACCATCCCGAAGGGCGAAGTGCAGCGCATGACGGCCGGCACCGGCCTGGCCCACGGCGAGCTGAACCGCACCGACAAGCCCCTGCACATCTATCAGCTCTGGTTTTTGCCCAACCAGAAGGGCTTAGCGCCCAGCTACGAGCAGAAAGACATCGACTTCCTGGATACCAAGAACGAGCTGGTGCCGCTGGTATCGGGCCAGAAAGTGCTGGAAGACGTGGTCTACATGAACTCGAACAGCACGATCTACTGGGCGAATCTGCGCGAGGACAAGGAAATTGAATTCAGGACCTTCCCGATTCGCAACACGTTTATCTACGTCAAGGAAGGCACAATTTACGTGAATGGCACCGAGCTGGGCCCCAACGACCAGGCCCGCATGACCGACGAGCACGTGGTGCAGATCCGGGCCAAGAAGGACGCGCAGTTCATTCTGATTGATTTGCCGGCCAGTGAGGCCAACTATTAA
- a CDS encoding M2 family metallopeptidase, whose translation MKKPLISGLALATLGSALWACAPTARTATATTPAADAAPAQTATPPAPVDWGRQADEFLANYSAQYQKLYTQSSEAEWRSNTRIVAGDTTNSAATARANEAMAAFTGSSQNIADLRQLLEHKDQLSEIQVKQLQTALYNAANSPQTIADVVKRRIKAETQQTEKLYGFDYKYAGKSVTTNDLDELLRKEKDPKKRQAIWEASKAIGPTLKDGLLNLRGLRNQTVQALGYPDYFTYQASDYGMSREEMMQLVRKINEELRPLYRELHTYARYELAKQYGQKQVPDYLPASWLPNRWGQDWSAMVDVKGVNLDATLAKKGTEWQVKQAERFYQSLGFQQLPPVFWEKSSLYPLPKGATYKKNNHASAWHMDLNNDVRSLMSVEPNTEWYETTHHELGHIYYYLTYANPEVPVLLRSGANRAYHEAMGSLMGLAATQKPFLVGLGLQDAKAKTDQTQTLLKEALNYVTFIPFSSGVMSEWENSFYADNLPADQLNAKWWELVKKYQGIVPPTTRGENFLDPATKTHINDDPAQYYDYALSYVILFQLHDHIAKKILKQDPYATNYYGSKEVGSFLADIMRPGASKDWRQVLKEKTGEDLSARAMVDYFQPLMAYLKEQNKGRKYTM comes from the coding sequence ATGAAAAAACCACTGATTTCGGGCCTGGCCCTGGCTACGCTGGGCTCGGCGCTCTGGGCCTGCGCGCCCACGGCTAGAACGGCCACCGCTACTACCCCGGCCGCCGATGCCGCCCCGGCGCAGACCGCTACCCCGCCCGCGCCCGTCGACTGGGGCCGGCAGGCCGATGAGTTCCTGGCCAACTACTCGGCCCAGTACCAGAAGCTGTACACCCAGTCGTCGGAGGCGGAGTGGCGCTCCAACACCCGCATCGTGGCTGGCGACACCACCAACTCGGCCGCTACGGCCCGGGCCAACGAGGCTATGGCCGCCTTTACCGGCAGCAGCCAGAACATTGCCGATTTGCGTCAGCTGCTGGAGCACAAGGATCAGCTCAGCGAAATCCAGGTCAAGCAGCTGCAAACGGCCCTGTATAACGCCGCCAACTCGCCCCAGACCATTGCCGACGTGGTGAAGCGCCGCATCAAGGCCGAAACCCAGCAGACCGAGAAGCTCTACGGCTTCGACTACAAGTACGCGGGCAAGTCGGTGACGACCAACGACCTGGACGAGCTGCTGCGCAAGGAAAAGGACCCCAAAAAGCGGCAGGCCATCTGGGAAGCCAGCAAGGCCATTGGCCCCACGCTCAAGGACGGCCTGCTGAACCTGCGCGGCCTGCGCAACCAGACCGTGCAGGCCCTGGGCTACCCCGACTACTTCACCTACCAGGCCTCCGACTACGGCATGAGCCGGGAGGAAATGATGCAGCTGGTGCGCAAAATCAACGAGGAGCTGCGGCCTCTCTACCGTGAATTGCACACCTACGCCCGCTACGAGCTGGCCAAACAGTACGGCCAGAAACAAGTGCCCGACTACCTGCCCGCCTCCTGGCTGCCCAACCGCTGGGGCCAAGACTGGAGCGCCATGGTCGACGTGAAGGGCGTGAACCTGGATGCGACGCTGGCTAAGAAAGGCACCGAGTGGCAGGTAAAGCAGGCCGAGCGGTTTTACCAGAGCCTGGGCTTTCAGCAGCTGCCGCCGGTGTTCTGGGAGAAAAGCAGCCTGTACCCCTTGCCCAAGGGTGCCACCTACAAGAAGAACAACCACGCCTCGGCCTGGCACATGGACCTGAATAACGACGTCCGGAGCCTGATGAGCGTGGAGCCCAACACCGAGTGGTACGAGACGACCCACCACGAGCTGGGCCACATCTACTACTACCTGACCTACGCCAACCCCGAAGTGCCGGTGCTGCTGCGCTCCGGGGCCAACCGCGCCTACCACGAGGCCATGGGCAGCCTGATGGGCCTGGCCGCCACCCAGAAGCCCTTCCTGGTGGGCTTGGGCTTGCAGGACGCCAAAGCCAAGACCGACCAGACCCAGACCCTGCTCAAGGAGGCCCTGAACTACGTGACGTTCATCCCCTTCTCCTCGGGGGTGATGAGCGAGTGGGAAAACAGCTTCTACGCCGACAACCTGCCCGCCGACCAGCTCAACGCCAAGTGGTGGGAGCTGGTGAAAAAGTACCAGGGCATCGTGCCGCCCACCACGCGGGGGGAAAACTTCCTCGACCCGGCCACCAAAACCCACATCAACGACGACCCGGCCCAGTACTACGACTACGCCCTGTCGTACGTCATCCTGTTTCAGCTCCACGACCATATTGCCAAGAAAATCCTCAAGCAGGACCCGTACGCCACTAACTACTACGGCAGCAAGGAAGTGGGCTCGTTCCTGGCCGACATCATGCGCCCCGGGGCCAGCAAAGATTGGCGGCAGGTGCTGAAGGAGAAAACCGGCGAAGACCTCTCGGCCCGCGCCATGGTCGACTACTTCCAGCCCCTGATGGCGTATTTAAAAGAGCAGAACAAGGGCCGCAAGTACACGATGTAA
- a CDS encoding GAF domain-containing protein, producing the protein MTTAFPDSLVPAHDAVRLRTLYQYDIVNTTAEPIFDDYTAWAAQLFNTPISLISLVDDEYTWFKSVTGAEGIPGLPREESMCSAAILQDAPVVTSDYKPESCRLIKPDVAQAIGLKFYAGAALQMPDGSRIGMLAVIGKEFRTLTGKEAAVLARLAQLVSQTIELRLGYLRGQQEEEWREAQAELADNLDENAALSRYLASRNNGIDFDDDDVAQLIERRLDSVGKVLKRRTTLVA; encoded by the coding sequence ATGACTACTGCTTTCCCCGATTCGCTGGTGCCGGCCCACGATGCCGTACGGCTGCGCACGCTCTACCAGTACGACATCGTTAATACCACCGCCGAGCCGATTTTCGACGACTACACGGCCTGGGCGGCCCAACTGTTTAACACCCCGATTTCGCTGATTTCGTTGGTGGATGATGAGTACACCTGGTTTAAGTCGGTTACCGGGGCCGAAGGAATTCCCGGCCTGCCCCGGGAGGAAAGCATGTGCTCGGCGGCCATTCTGCAGGATGCCCCCGTGGTAACATCCGACTACAAGCCCGAAAGCTGCCGCCTCATTAAGCCCGACGTGGCCCAGGCTATTGGGCTGAAGTTTTATGCCGGAGCCGCGCTGCAAATGCCCGACGGGTCCCGCATCGGCATGCTGGCCGTTATTGGCAAGGAATTCCGGACGTTGACCGGGAAGGAAGCTGCCGTGCTGGCCCGGTTGGCCCAGCTGGTGAGCCAAACCATTGAGCTGCGCCTGGGCTACCTGCGGGGCCAGCAGGAGGAAGAGTGGCGGGAGGCCCAGGCCGAGCTGGCCGACAACCTCGACGAAAACGCGGCCCTCTCGCGCTACCTGGCCAGCCGCAACAACGGCATCGACTTCGACGACGACGACGTGGCCCAGCTCATCGAGCGGCGCCTGGACAGCGTAGGCAAAGTGCTGAAGCGCCGCACGACGCTGGTGGCGTAG
- a CDS encoding DUF2062 domain-containing protein, translated as MSSSVPPVLPPAPPQRPSWRQRVLEPLRNILRQGLTPPQLALTVALGVPLGLVPILGITTVLASFAAVRLRLNVAATLIVSHLMSPLQLLVLIPLLRWGARLLGNGQGPELTIAQLRTLFAHDWSSALSLLWRAGVGAVLLWAVLSVPLGLLLYFGSKPVFRRLLARQAVVPA; from the coding sequence GTGTCGTCCTCCGTTCCACCCGTGCTGCCCCCGGCGCCGCCCCAACGCCCCAGCTGGCGGCAGCGGGTGCTGGAGCCCCTGCGCAACATTCTGCGCCAGGGCCTCACGCCGCCCCAGCTGGCCCTCACGGTAGCCCTGGGCGTGCCCCTGGGCCTGGTGCCCATTCTGGGCATTACCACCGTGCTGGCGTCCTTTGCCGCCGTGCGCCTGCGCCTGAACGTGGCGGCCACGCTCATCGTCAGCCACCTGATGAGCCCCTTGCAGCTGCTGGTGCTCATTCCGCTCCTGCGCTGGGGGGCCCGCCTGCTGGGCAACGGCCAGGGCCCCGAGCTGACCATCGCCCAGCTGCGCACCCTCTTCGCCCACGACTGGAGCAGCGCCCTAAGCCTGCTGTGGCGGGCCGGGGTAGGGGCCGTGCTGCTCTGGGCGGTGCTGTCGGTGCCGCTGGGGCTGCTGCTCTACTTTGGCTCGAAGCCCGTGTTCCGCCGGCTGCTGGCCCGGCAGGCCGTGGTGCCGGCGTAG
- a CDS encoding DEAD/DEAH box helicase, with protein MPSFADLGLAPSLLQALEELNFTVPTPVQEQVIPMALAAQDVVGQAPTGSGKTAAYGLSILHQVDVKLDAVQIIVLVPARELALQVRDALKKLGKYVPNLRVAAFYGGHAFRDETASLKQAPHIVVATPGRLLDHFERRTIIPNQLKVLILDEADKLLELGFQDELVEIIKRLPRRRQTLLFSATMSDKVLDLIRKNLTRPRVVNAGEDEGTLPENLSLRGHVGPIEKKPAALLHLLHQPETGRALIFCNTREKCSELARFLQGRGVAAEVLHGKMPQPERDKALMKLRNGSSQVVVATDVAARGLDVTALDTVIQYDAPDKADSFQHRAGRTARAGAEGVAHILATPHEQKHVQKWPVAETIKWQDMHAPKLPPAAPKAPRPTSTTLHVSAGRRDKVSAHDLVGTFVAHGGLERDAVGHIEVFDHYSYVAVPREQAQEVANRVTGAKIKGRKIRVSVVE; from the coding sequence ATGCCCTCTTTTGCCGACCTTGGCCTCGCGCCGTCCCTGTTACAAGCCCTGGAAGAGCTGAATTTTACCGTTCCCACACCCGTTCAGGAGCAAGTAATTCCGATGGCCCTGGCCGCCCAGGACGTGGTGGGCCAGGCCCCCACCGGCTCGGGCAAAACGGCCGCCTACGGCCTGTCCATCCTGCACCAGGTGGATGTGAAGCTCGACGCGGTACAGATTATCGTGCTGGTGCCGGCCCGGGAGCTGGCCCTGCAGGTGCGCGACGCCCTCAAGAAGCTCGGCAAATACGTGCCCAACCTGCGGGTGGCGGCCTTCTACGGCGGCCACGCCTTCCGCGACGAAACGGCTTCGCTCAAGCAGGCTCCTCACATCGTGGTGGCCACGCCCGGCCGCCTGCTCGACCACTTCGAGCGCCGCACCATTATTCCCAACCAGCTCAAAGTCCTGATCCTGGACGAGGCCGACAAGCTGCTGGAGCTGGGCTTCCAGGATGAGCTGGTCGAAATCATCAAGCGCCTGCCCCGCCGCCGCCAGACGCTGCTGTTCTCGGCCACGATGTCGGATAAGGTGCTGGATCTGATTCGCAAGAACCTGACCCGGCCCCGGGTAGTGAATGCCGGGGAAGACGAAGGCACGCTGCCCGAAAACCTGTCATTGCGCGGCCACGTGGGCCCCATCGAGAAGAAGCCCGCCGCCCTGCTGCACCTGCTGCACCAGCCCGAGACCGGCCGCGCCCTCATCTTCTGCAACACCCGCGAGAAGTGCTCCGAGCTGGCCCGCTTCCTGCAGGGCCGGGGCGTGGCGGCCGAGGTGCTGCACGGCAAAATGCCTCAGCCCGAGCGCGACAAAGCCCTGATGAAGCTGCGCAACGGCTCCAGCCAGGTGGTAGTAGCCACCGACGTAGCCGCCCGCGGCCTCGACGTAACCGCCCTCGACACGGTTATTCAGTACGACGCGCCCGACAAGGCCGACTCCTTCCAGCACCGGGCCGGCCGCACGGCCCGGGCCGGCGCCGAGGGCGTGGCCCACATCCTGGCCACGCCCCACGAGCAGAAGCACGTGCAGAAGTGGCCGGTGGCCGAAACCATCAAGTGGCAGGACATGCACGCGCCCAAGCTGCCGCCGGCCGCGCCCAAGGCCCCCCGCCCCACCAGCACCACCCTGCACGTCTCGGCCGGCCGCCGCGACAAAGTCAGTGCCCACGACCTGGTGGGTACCTTCGTGGCCCACGGTGGCCTGGAGCGCGACGCCGTCGGCCATATCGAGGTATTCGACCACTACAGCTACGTGGCCGTACCCCGGGAGCAGGCCCAGGAAGTAGCCAACCGCGTGACCGGCGCCAAGATCAAAGGCCGCAAGATTCGGGTTTCGGTGGTGGAGTAA
- a CDS encoding YihY/virulence factor BrkB family protein produces MTNVRQPGQPRRKVWTDFFLLLRRAAQEFALNDPLRLGAATAFFTTFALPPILIILIQLLGSVYSASGVRQLLLDKLSALLGTSAAELVEQILLNVSNIERSRLFTWLGFGFLLFIATTLFVVIQNSLNQLWQVRSNRSTGRFSKMLKERTRSLGLLLTTGLLSLVAFLSDALLAFFADYIRSFDPNFGYFLVQALNQLVSLLILAVWFGVTFRNLSYARVPWKAVLRGAVLTAVLIDLGEFALGHLLVPRNLGPIYGHASSIVLVLLFVFYSAMIFYFGACFTKVYAHYVGLDIRPKKNAVRYRLVDLPAEPRHRGASGTW; encoded by the coding sequence ATGACAAATGTACGCCAGCCGGGGCAGCCCCGGCGAAAAGTCTGGACAGATTTCTTCCTGCTGCTGCGCCGGGCGGCCCAGGAATTTGCCCTGAACGACCCGCTGCGGCTCGGGGCGGCCACGGCTTTTTTCACCACGTTTGCCCTGCCCCCCATCCTGATTATCCTGATTCAGCTGCTGGGCTCGGTGTATTCGGCCTCGGGCGTGCGCCAGCTGCTGCTCGATAAGCTCTCGGCCCTGCTGGGCACCTCGGCGGCCGAGCTGGTCGAGCAGATTCTGCTGAACGTCAGCAATATTGAGCGCAGCCGCCTGTTTACCTGGCTGGGCTTCGGGTTTCTGCTCTTTATTGCCACCACCCTGTTCGTGGTGATTCAGAACTCGCTGAACCAGCTCTGGCAGGTGCGCTCCAACCGCAGCACCGGCCGCTTCAGCAAGATGCTCAAGGAGCGCACCCGCTCCCTGGGGTTGCTCCTGACCACGGGCCTGCTCTCGTTGGTGGCCTTTCTGAGCGACGCGCTGCTGGCTTTCTTCGCCGACTACATCCGCAGCTTCGACCCCAACTTCGGCTACTTTCTGGTGCAGGCCCTCAACCAGCTCGTGTCGCTGCTGATTCTGGCCGTGTGGTTTGGCGTCACGTTTCGCAACCTGAGCTACGCCCGCGTGCCCTGGAAAGCCGTGCTGCGCGGGGCGGTGCTCACGGCCGTGCTCATCGACCTGGGCGAGTTTGCCCTGGGTCACCTGCTGGTGCCGCGCAACCTGGGCCCCATCTACGGCCACGCCTCCAGCATCGTGCTGGTGCTGCTGTTCGTGTTCTACTCGGCCATGATTTTCTACTTCGGGGCCTGCTTTACCAAAGTGTATGCGCACTACGTGGGCTTGGATATCCGGCCCAAGAAAAACGCCGTGCGCTACCGCCTGGTCGACTTGCCCGCCGAACCCCGGCACCGCGGCGCCTCGGGAACGTGGTAG
- a CDS encoding M90 family metallopeptidase: MNYVVWLAVLAVIVFLFYRYVTRATRVKAAALATEFPAAWRDILTNRVAFYLSLSDVEKARFEKRVQVFLAQTRITGIQTDIDDVTRVLVAASAIIPVFGFPDWEYGHLSEVLVVPDAWKERQDAGREHAPLAGTLLGSVRNFQTSHYMHLSKASLEQGFRDGMDKQNVGIHEFAHLLDEADGVIDGVPALAFPAALRPEWEAVMAREIAAIRAGRSEINDYAGTNEAEFFAVVTEYFFEKPEKLQAEHPELYGLLLLAFRQNPRSRFRQWATDPREWLKTLRSKRKFGRNDPCPCGSGKKYKDCHMQQQEAQAA, translated from the coding sequence ATGAATTACGTTGTCTGGCTGGCCGTGCTGGCGGTTATTGTCTTCCTGTTTTACCGCTACGTTACCCGCGCCACCCGGGTGAAGGCCGCCGCCCTGGCCACGGAGTTTCCGGCCGCCTGGCGCGACATCCTGACCAACCGCGTGGCCTTTTACCTGTCCCTCTCCGACGTGGAAAAGGCGCGGTTCGAGAAGCGCGTGCAGGTATTTCTGGCCCAAACCCGCATTACCGGCATCCAGACCGACATCGACGATGTGACCCGGGTGCTGGTGGCCGCCTCGGCCATCATTCCCGTGTTCGGCTTTCCCGATTGGGAGTACGGCCACCTGAGCGAGGTGCTGGTGGTGCCCGACGCCTGGAAAGAGCGCCAGGACGCCGGCCGGGAGCACGCGCCGCTGGCCGGCACGCTGCTGGGCTCGGTACGCAACTTCCAGACTTCCCACTACATGCACCTTTCCAAGGCCTCCCTGGAGCAGGGCTTCCGCGACGGCATGGACAAGCAGAACGTGGGCATCCACGAGTTTGCCCACCTGCTCGACGAAGCCGACGGCGTGATTGACGGGGTGCCGGCCCTGGCGTTTCCGGCGGCCCTGCGCCCCGAGTGGGAAGCCGTCATGGCGCGCGAAATTGCCGCCATCCGGGCCGGCCGCTCCGAAATCAACGACTACGCGGGCACCAACGAAGCGGAGTTTTTTGCCGTCGTGACGGAATATTTCTTCGAGAAGCCCGAAAAGCTCCAGGCTGAACACCCCGAGCTTTACGGCCTGCTGCTGCTGGCCTTCCGCCAGAATCCGCGCAGCCGCTTCCGGCAGTGGGCCACCGACCCGCGCGAATGGCTCAAAACCCTGCGCTCCAAGCGCAAGTTCGGCCGCAACGACCCCTGCCCCTGCGGCAGCGGCAAGAAGTACAAAGACTGCCACATGCAGCAGCAAGAAGCCCAGGCCGCATAA
- a CDS encoding T9SS type A sorting domain-containing protein, with amino-acid sequence MATSLAHALNPDGTLRTGITGSFDAHDFTMSTAPDGRPVFHSASVAGAGDQFWQDGFALAGTNGRVNAIVASGSTVYIGGTFTAVGNTAARNIAKWDGTSWSALGGGTNGGTGVGVNALALAANGDLYVGGSFTFVGSLAANRIAKWSGNAWSALGAGVNSTVFALALDGADLYVGGSFTQAGGNPANRIARWSGSSWSALGVGTNDNVNALAVNPMGVYVGGRFSQAGGVAAGGVALWAGSTWLALGTGVNGEVKAVAVAGFAVYVGGGFTQAGGVEAKQVAKWENGAWLPLGGGIDGGGVFALAVQGTEVYAGGTFSQAGGAPVRRIAKWNGGAWSTVGSGIDEDKGGGDVFALAKNGPDLYAGGNFPAAGGVTAFSVAKWNGSVWSAVSPGNGGTIRAVAVSGTQVYVGGSFDRIGNIFTGCVAKWDGTTWSSVGGGLAMHPGFTGGVYHLAVSGATVYAGGSFQSPTASGSGLSNRVARWNGSTWSDLGDVSHINAMAAGPGGLYISGGIPVSSGVVAGGVFRWNGASWSSVGCLQGAGSAMVFIGPDLYVAGAGGPCLPACLVAKWDGSVWSALGAGSGSVLAMAASGSDLYVGGSFTSIAGVPANRVAKWNGSTWSALGGGANQTVRAIATHGANVYIGGSFTSVAASPVYDAVYVAKWNGSTWSSLGSGLNGSVEALAVGRDGEVCAGGNFTTVGGGSIFSPRETNKVSAFFGIYNEPQGPLATASPRRAVLGLYPNPAQASATLSLPAVAYSRQVQVIDGLGRVIRSVTLPAAASSLRLDLRELAAGIYTVRCDKATAQLVVE; translated from the coding sequence TTGGCTACTTCCCTGGCCCACGCGCTAAACCCCGATGGAACGCTGCGAACCGGCATTACTGGCTCCTTCGATGCCCACGATTTCACGATGAGCACCGCCCCGGATGGCCGCCCTGTCTTTCATAGTGCTTCTGTTGCAGGAGCTGGAGACCAGTTTTGGCAGGACGGATTTGCGCTAGCCGGAACCAATGGCCGGGTAAACGCCATCGTTGCTTCCGGCAGTACAGTGTATATCGGCGGAACCTTTACCGCGGTGGGGAATACTGCTGCTCGAAACATCGCCAAATGGGATGGTACTTCTTGGTCTGCGCTGGGCGGAGGGACGAATGGCGGAACAGGCGTCGGGGTCAATGCATTGGCCTTGGCAGCCAATGGAGACCTCTACGTGGGGGGATCTTTTACCTTCGTTGGGAGTCTGGCGGCTAATCGAATAGCCAAATGGAGCGGAAATGCCTGGAGCGCCTTGGGTGCCGGAGTGAACAGCACCGTATTTGCTTTGGCCCTGGATGGCGCTGATCTGTATGTGGGCGGTAGCTTTACGCAGGCTGGTGGCAACCCGGCGAACAGAATTGCTCGGTGGAGTGGAAGCAGCTGGAGCGCCCTGGGAGTTGGCACCAATGACAACGTGAATGCCCTGGCCGTGAATCCAATGGGGGTGTACGTGGGCGGCCGGTTTTCGCAGGCGGGCGGGGTAGCCGCTGGCGGGGTAGCCTTGTGGGCAGGAAGTACCTGGCTGGCGCTGGGCACGGGCGTAAACGGCGAGGTCAAGGCCGTGGCCGTGGCGGGCTTTGCCGTGTACGTAGGAGGCGGATTTACTCAAGCCGGCGGTGTAGAGGCAAAACAGGTTGCGAAATGGGAAAACGGAGCGTGGCTTCCACTCGGCGGAGGAATTGACGGCGGGGGCGTGTTTGCGTTGGCCGTGCAAGGCACAGAGGTGTATGCAGGCGGCACCTTCTCGCAGGCCGGGGGCGCACCAGTCCGTCGGATTGCGAAGTGGAATGGTGGCGCCTGGAGCACGGTGGGGAGTGGCATTGACGAGGATAAGGGTGGCGGGGATGTCTTTGCCTTGGCGAAGAATGGGCCGGACCTGTACGCCGGTGGAAATTTTCCCGCAGCGGGGGGCGTTACCGCGTTTTCCGTCGCCAAATGGAATGGTTCAGTCTGGAGTGCAGTGAGTCCGGGAAACGGCGGGACTATTCGGGCCGTAGCGGTGAGCGGAACCCAGGTCTATGTGGGCGGGTCTTTCGACCGGATTGGAAACATCTTTACTGGCTGCGTAGCCAAATGGGACGGAACTACGTGGAGTTCAGTTGGTGGTGGCCTGGCCATGCATCCTGGCTTTACGGGCGGCGTCTATCACTTAGCGGTGAGCGGCGCTACCGTCTACGCTGGCGGATCATTTCAAAGCCCTACTGCCTCAGGCTCCGGTCTTAGTAATAGAGTAGCCCGATGGAATGGCAGCACCTGGTCAGATCTGGGTGACGTTAGCCATATAAATGCCATGGCGGCCGGCCCTGGCGGCCTCTACATCTCAGGTGGCATTCCTGTTTCCTCTGGAGTGGTAGCAGGTGGGGTGTTCCGGTGGAATGGCGCTTCCTGGAGTAGTGTTGGCTGCCTGCAAGGGGCCGGCAGTGCGATGGTTTTTATTGGCCCCGACTTATACGTCGCGGGCGCAGGAGGCCCGTGCCTGCCCGCGTGCCTGGTTGCCAAGTGGGACGGCAGCGTCTGGAGCGCGTTGGGCGCGGGCAGTGGAAGCGTTTTGGCAATGGCAGCCAGCGGCTCTGACCTTTATGTTGGTGGTAGCTTTACCTCCATTGCCGGGGTACCTGCCAACCGCGTAGCCAAATGGAATGGCAGCACCTGGAGCGCATTAGGGGGAGGCGCGAATCAAACCGTTCGGGCTATTGCTACCCATGGCGCCAACGTCTACATCGGGGGCTCCTTTACTTCCGTCGCGGCATCACCAGTATACGATGCCGTATACGTTGCCAAGTGGAATGGCAGCACCTGGAGCAGCCTGGGTTCCGGATTGAACGGGTCGGTTGAGGCATTAGCGGTGGGGCGGGATGGAGAAGTCTGCGCCGGTGGAAACTTTACGACTGTGGGAGGAGGGTCAATTTTTAGTCCCAGAGAAACCAATAAGGTTTCGGCTTTTTTCGGAATTTATAACGAGCCGCAAGGCCCACTGGCCACAGCTTCTCCCCGCAGGGCAGTACTCGGATTGTATCCCAACCCGGCCCAGGCCAGCGCAACATTGAGTTTGCCCGCTGTGGCCTACTCTCGTCAAGTTCAGGTGATTGACGGGTTGGGGCGCGTAATCCGGTCCGTTACGCTGCCGGCGGCGGCTAGCTCACTGCGACTGGACCTGCGGGAACTGGCGGCGGGCATCTACACGGTGCGCTGCGACAAGGCAACGGCTCAATTAGTAGTGGAATGA
- a CDS encoding alpha/beta hydrolase, with translation MSTRPRLLHQGFLLLLLLAAFAFPATAQSKAAPLVIGETFAIDSKILGETRRINVYLPAGYAESKTLQLPVLYMPDGGMAEDFLHVAGLVQVGVGNNTMRPFILVGIENTQRRRDLTGPTTNEKDKKIAPKVGESAAFRRFIRQELMPQVQQRYRTTPEKAIVGESLAGLFVVETLLLEPDLFDTYLAFDPSLWWNNEQLVTQAAATIKAYKGPAKTLYMTSSDEPVIAAASARLAAILQATPNPALSWHYEPLPTETHGTIYHPSALRGFRYVFKPETGAK, from the coding sequence ATGAGCACCCGTCCCCGTTTGCTTCATCAAGGATTTCTGCTCCTACTCCTGCTAGCTGCTTTTGCCTTTCCGGCCACGGCCCAAAGCAAAGCCGCGCCCCTGGTCATCGGCGAAACCTTCGCCATCGACTCCAAAATCCTGGGTGAGACGCGGCGCATCAACGTGTATTTGCCCGCCGGCTACGCCGAATCCAAGACGCTGCAGCTGCCGGTGCTCTACATGCCCGACGGCGGCATGGCCGAAGACTTTCTGCACGTGGCCGGCTTGGTGCAGGTGGGCGTGGGCAACAACACTATGCGGCCCTTCATCCTGGTCGGCATCGAAAACACCCAGCGCCGCCGCGACCTGACCGGCCCCACGACCAACGAGAAAGACAAGAAGATTGCACCCAAAGTGGGCGAGTCGGCCGCTTTTCGCCGGTTTATCCGCCAAGAGCTGATGCCCCAGGTGCAGCAGCGCTACCGCACCACCCCGGAAAAAGCCATTGTGGGCGAGTCCCTGGCCGGCCTGTTCGTGGTCGAAACCCTGCTGCTGGAGCCCGACCTGTTCGACACCTACCTGGCTTTCGACCCCAGCCTGTGGTGGAACAACGAGCAGCTGGTGACGCAGGCGGCCGCCACCATCAAAGCCTACAAGGGCCCGGCCAAAACCCTGTACATGACCTCGAGCGACGAGCCGGTTATTGCCGCCGCCTCGGCCCGCCTGGCCGCCATCCTGCAAGCCACGCCCAACCCCGCGCTTAGCTGGCACTACGAGCCCCTGCCCACCGAAACCCACGGCACCATTTACCACCCTTCGGCGCTGCGCGGCTTCCGGTACGTGTTTAAGCCTGAAACCGGCGCGAAATAG